One Sphingobacteriales bacterium DNA segment encodes these proteins:
- the yidC gene encoding membrane protein insertase YidC produces the protein MTGDKNTILALVLIAALFFAYSLLVEKPKPKATAETATTTADTSVATLGTAQTGANTNSSPASLAVQLNQPAAANGVFPSSEGKTATNITLENEAIKLDFSTQGGRLLSSQLKKFATFDNQPLVLNDAQQSVFNYEFSSGSGLVRTQQYIFEVAEKTNQKLVFRLYSDSTKQRFIEQSYTLDTQNPYLVNYNFALTGFENSMPTNTPIRLMWGQALRHLEKEPVQEKTHTIINYKPANDDVTYVSAGKDGSVSTNEKLAWVSFTQQFFNTTIMPANGFDNGNLDLKYLPDNDSSRNVAIANANLAFSYQPSASYNLPMQWYIGPNKYEVLKKFDNELEDILYLGWGIFGWINKWVVIPIFNLLSKFIGSFGIIIILLTLIVKMVLMPLTYRSYKSFAKMNVLKPEIEEIRAKHPDDQQRVQQEMMKLYSKAGVNPLGGCLPQLLQMPIWIAMYRFFPTSVELRQQSFLWANDLSTYDAVVNLPFNIPFYGAHISLFCLLSATSNYFYMKLNNSTSMSSPEMQTQMKIMQVVFPIMMLFFFNNVSSGLSLYFFVSNMITFGQQAAIKRFFIDEKALHAQMQENKAKPIKQSKFQQRWAEMLEQAQEAQKRANEEKNKK, from the coding sequence ATGACCGGAGATAAAAACACTATATTAGCTTTGGTGCTAATAGCCGCTTTATTTTTTGCTTATAGTCTATTAGTTGAAAAACCCAAACCAAAGGCCACCGCTGAAACAGCTACAACTACAGCCGATACATCTGTGGCTACCTTAGGTACAGCACAAACAGGGGCAAATACAAACAGTTCACCTGCAAGTTTAGCCGTGCAATTAAACCAGCCAGCAGCGGCGAATGGCGTTTTCCCCAGCTCAGAAGGAAAAACTGCCACCAATATAACATTAGAAAATGAAGCGATTAAATTAGATTTTTCGACCCAGGGCGGACGTTTGTTGTCGAGCCAGTTGAAAAAATTTGCTACCTTCGATAATCAGCCGCTTGTTTTAAATGACGCCCAACAGAGTGTTTTTAATTACGAGTTTAGTTCCGGATCCGGATTAGTGCGCACCCAACAGTATATTTTTGAAGTAGCCGAAAAAACGAATCAAAAATTAGTATTCAGGCTATATTCTGACTCCACAAAGCAGCGTTTTATTGAGCAGTCGTACACTTTAGATACTCAAAACCCTTATTTGGTAAACTATAATTTTGCTTTAACCGGTTTTGAAAATTCTATGCCCACCAATACCCCCATTCGGCTTATGTGGGGGCAGGCATTGCGGCATTTAGAAAAAGAGCCCGTTCAAGAAAAAACGCATACTATAATAAACTACAAACCTGCCAATGACGATGTTACTTACGTGTCGGCGGGCAAAGATGGCTCGGTAAGCACAAACGAAAAATTAGCTTGGGTTTCTTTTACCCAACAGTTTTTTAATACTACCATTATGCCAGCAAATGGCTTCGATAACGGCAATTTAGACCTTAAATACCTGCCAGACAACGACAGCAGCCGAAATGTAGCCATTGCCAATGCCAATTTGGCCTTTAGTTATCAGCCATCAGCTTCGTATAACTTGCCTATGCAGTGGTATATTGGGCCAAACAAGTACGAGGTACTTAAAAAATTTGACAATGAGTTAGAAGACATTCTGTATTTAGGCTGGGGTATTTTTGGCTGGATTAACAAATGGGTGGTGATACCAATATTTAACTTGCTGAGCAAATTTATTGGCAGTTTTGGCATTATTATTATTTTGCTTACGCTTATTGTTAAAATGGTGTTAATGCCCTTAACTTACCGCAGCTATAAGAGTTTTGCCAAAATGAATGTGCTAAAACCCGAAATTGAAGAAATTAGGGCTAAACATCCGGATGACCAACAACGGGTTCAGCAAGAAATGATGAAATTATACAGCAAAGCAGGCGTAAATCCATTAGGCGGATGTTTGCCTCAACTTTTGCAAATGCCTATTTGGATAGCCATGTACCGGTTTTTTCCAACCTCGGTTGAACTGCGACAGCAATCGTTTTTATGGGCAAACGACCTTAGTACATACGATGCAGTTGTTAACCTGCCATTTAATATACCTTTTTATGGCGCGCACATAAGTTTGTTTTGCCTGCTTTCGGCAACGAGCAACTATTTTTACATGAAATTGAACAATTCAACTTCAATGTCATCGCCCGAAATGCAAACGCAAATGAAAATAATGCAAGTGGTTTTTCCTATAATGATGTTGTTCTTTTTTAATAATGTTTCTTCCGGATTGTCGCTCTACTTTTTTGTTTCAAATATGATTACTTTTGGCCAACAAGCCGCTATTAAACGCTTTTTTATTGACGAAAAAGCACTTCATGCACAAATGCAGGAAAACAAAGCCAAACCCATTAAACAAAGTAAGTTTCAACAACGCTGGGCCGAAATGTTAGAGCAAGCGCAAGAAGCTCAAAAACGCGCAAACGAAGAAAAAAATAAAAAGTAA
- the metG gene encoding methionine--tRNA ligase codes for MSNTPNRYLVTAALPYANGPAHLGHIAGAYLPADIYVRYLRLMGEDVLFVCGSDENGAAITIQAKREGKTPQEIVNKYHEVLKNGFANLGIEFDIYHRTSSALHHQTASDFFKILYEKGVFTEITSEQYYDEQFNQFLADRYIQGTCPKCGSDRAYGDQCENCGSALSPTDLINPISILSKQPPVLKTTKHWYLRMDELQADIKNWLQNTQENEPWKNHVIGQCNAWFNEGLQPRAMTRDLDWGVPVPLPDAQGKVLYVWLDAPIGYISATKQWAIDKGNPELWREYWQNPDTKLIHFIGKDNIVFHCINFPMILKAHGNYVLPTNVPANQFLNLEGQKFSTSRNHAVWVHEYLADFPEHQDALRYVLAANMPENKDSDFSWRDFQARNNNELLAVFGNFVNRVSVLMQKNYAGSVPAVPAHILEATNIEFANVFDTLQAFPYEYDAAIHNFEFRNGLTELMNVARLGNKLISDTEPWKLIKTNPDKTAAILRLCLRITAYLAAYCQPYLPFTAIKLRQFLQLTPADIQNIIKGNYTIETGQHVEPVGLLFQKITEEQINQQLEKLQAAKQQNPDKTPESKPDIVYLPQKETISYDEFAKMDIRVGTILAAEKVQKADKLLKLQIDLGYEQRTVVSGIAEHYQPNEIINQKVLVLANLAPRLLRGIESRGMILMAADPATGKLLFVAPPNDSSNGATVA; via the coding sequence ATGTCCAATACGCCAAACCGCTACTTAGTTACCGCAGCCCTGCCTTATGCCAACGGCCCTGCGCACCTTGGCCATATTGCAGGCGCTTACTTGCCCGCCGATATTTATGTGCGTTATTTGCGGCTAATGGGCGAGGATGTGCTGTTTGTTTGCGGCTCAGACGAAAACGGTGCGGCGATAACCATACAGGCAAAACGCGAGGGCAAAACACCCCAAGAGATTGTAAATAAATACCACGAAGTACTCAAAAACGGATTTGCCAACTTGGGTATTGAATTTGACATTTACCACCGAACTTCATCGGCACTACACCACCAAACAGCATCCGATTTTTTTAAAATACTGTACGAAAAAGGAGTTTTTACCGAAATTACCTCCGAACAATATTACGACGAACAGTTTAACCAATTTTTAGCCGACCGCTACATTCAAGGTACTTGCCCCAAATGTGGCAGCGACCGCGCCTATGGCGACCAATGCGAAAATTGTGGCTCGGCACTTAGCCCAACCGATTTAATTAATCCCATATCAATTTTAAGCAAACAGCCCCCCGTGCTTAAAACAACCAAACACTGGTATTTGCGTATGGACGAACTGCAAGCCGATATTAAAAACTGGCTACAAAATACCCAAGAAAATGAACCTTGGAAAAACCATGTTATTGGCCAGTGTAATGCTTGGTTTAACGAAGGGTTGCAGCCCCGCGCCATGACGCGCGACCTCGACTGGGGCGTGCCTGTTCCACTACCCGATGCCCAAGGGAAAGTGCTGTATGTTTGGTTAGATGCCCCAATTGGATATATTTCGGCTACAAAACAATGGGCTATCGACAAAGGAAATCCGGAATTATGGCGCGAATATTGGCAAAATCCGGATACTAAATTAATACATTTTATTGGAAAAGATAATATTGTTTTTCATTGTATTAACTTTCCAATGATTTTAAAAGCGCACGGAAACTATGTTTTGCCCACTAATGTGCCCGCTAATCAATTTTTAAACCTCGAAGGCCAAAAATTCTCTACCTCAAGAAATCATGCCGTTTGGGTACACGAGTATTTAGCCGATTTTCCCGAACATCAGGATGCGCTGCGCTATGTACTTGCCGCTAATATGCCCGAAAATAAAGACAGCGATTTTAGCTGGCGCGATTTTCAGGCGAGGAATAACAACGAATTGTTGGCCGTTTTTGGCAATTTTGTGAACAGGGTGAGCGTTTTAATGCAAAAAAATTATGCCGGATCTGTGCCTGCCGTGCCTGCCCATATCCTTGAAGCGACAAATATTGAATTTGCCAATGTTTTTGATACACTACAAGCTTTCCCTTACGAATACGATGCCGCTATTCATAATTTTGAATTTAGAAATGGATTGACAGAATTAATGAATGTAGCGCGTTTGGGCAATAAACTCATTAGCGATACCGAACCATGGAAATTAATCAAAACAAATCCGGATAAAACAGCCGCAATTTTGCGTCTCTGCCTTCGTATTACTGCTTATTTAGCCGCCTATTGTCAGCCATATTTGCCTTTTACTGCTATTAAATTGCGGCAGTTTTTGCAATTAACACCCGCCGATATTCAAAATATTATTAAAGGAAACTACACCATTGAAACTGGGCAACATGTTGAGCCGGTAGGTTTGTTGTTTCAAAAAATTACCGAAGAACAAATAAACCAACAACTCGAAAAATTGCAAGCTGCCAAACAACAAAATCCGGATAAAACTCCGGAAAGTAAACCTGATATTGTGTATCTGCCTCAAAAAGAAACAATCAGTTACGACGAGTTTGCCAAAATGGATATCCGGGTTGGCACTATTTTAGCCGCCGAAAAAGTTCAAAAAGCCGATAAATTATTAAAATTGCAAATAGACTTGGGCTACGAGCAACGTACCGTTGTGTCGGGAATAGCCGAGCATTACCAGCCTAACGAAATTATTAATCAAAAAGTGTTGGTATTGGCCAATTTAGCCCCCCGACTTTTGCGCGGAATTGAAAGTAGAGGTATGATTTTAATGGCCGCCGACCCAGCAACCGGCAAACTATTATTTGTAGCGCCACCCAACGACAGCAGTAACGGTGCAACCGTAGCATAA
- a CDS encoding aldehyde dehydrogenase family protein, translating into MNIQEFLHELNLDANNYGTSTGSQWLTGSGNYLASHSPVNGQLIANAEVSTAQNYGQVIQTAQQAYAAWRTWPAPRRGEVVRQYGNLLREHKNALGHLVSYEMGKSLQEGLGEVQEMIDICDFAVGLSRQLYGLTMHSERPMHRMYEQWHPLGIIGIISAFNFPVAVWSWNAAIAWVCGNVCVWKPSEKTPLTAIACQKLAAQVFANNDVPDGVSCLIMGNYEVGQWLTSDERVPLISATGSTRMGKLVGQTVAGRLGRSLLELGGNNAIIISESANMQLLVGAVFGAVGTCGQRCTTTRRLIIHGSVYEKVKTALIKAYNQLRIGNPLDANNHVGPLIDLDAVKNYLAAIEAAKQQGGRLLVEGGVLSGAGYESGCYVKPCIIEMDSQTDIVRHETFAPILYLLKYDNTIEEAIQLQNEVPQGLSSAIMTNNLMEAEQFLSHKGSDCGIANVNIGTSGAEIGGAFGGEKETGGGRESGSDAWKAYMRRQTNTINYSSQLPLAQGIKFEL; encoded by the coding sequence ATGAATATACAAGAATTTTTACACGAACTTAATTTAGATGCCAATAATTATGGCACTTCAACCGGAAGCCAATGGCTAACTGGTTCAGGCAATTATTTAGCTTCGCACTCGCCTGTTAATGGCCAGCTTATTGCCAATGCCGAGGTTAGCACTGCGCAAAACTACGGGCAGGTAATACAAACTGCCCAACAAGCTTACGCCGCTTGGCGAACATGGCCAGCCCCCCGCCGCGGCGAAGTGGTTCGGCAATATGGCAACCTATTGCGCGAACATAAAAATGCGCTTGGCCATTTGGTTAGCTACGAAATGGGTAAAAGTTTGCAAGAAGGCTTGGGCGAAGTACAAGAAATGATTGATATATGTGATTTTGCAGTCGGTTTGTCGCGGCAATTATATGGCCTAACGATGCACAGCGAGCGACCCATGCACCGCATGTACGAACAATGGCATCCTTTGGGCATCATTGGCATTATATCGGCATTTAATTTTCCGGTGGCAGTTTGGTCGTGGAATGCAGCTATTGCATGGGTTTGTGGCAATGTTTGTGTATGGAAACCATCAGAAAAAACGCCCTTAACTGCTATCGCCTGCCAAAAATTAGCAGCACAGGTATTTGCAAACAACGATGTTCCCGATGGAGTTTCGTGTTTAATAATGGGTAATTATGAGGTTGGTCAATGGCTAACAAGTGATGAACGTGTGCCGTTAATTTCGGCTACCGGATCTACTCGGATGGGCAAATTAGTTGGCCAAACTGTAGCAGGGCGTTTAGGCCGGAGTTTGTTGGAGTTGGGCGGCAATAATGCCATTATTATATCTGAATCGGCCAATATGCAATTATTGGTTGGCGCGGTGTTTGGCGCAGTAGGTACCTGTGGCCAGCGTTGTACCACCACCCGCCGGTTAATTATTCACGGCAGTGTTTACGAAAAAGTTAAAACAGCATTGATAAAAGCCTACAACCAATTGCGAATAGGTAACCCTTTAGATGCAAACAACCATGTTGGCCCCTTGATTGACCTCGATGCTGTAAAAAATTACCTTGCCGCTATTGAAGCAGCCAAACAACAAGGCGGACGTTTATTGGTTGAGGGCGGTGTGTTAAGCGGTGCCGGCTACGAAAGTGGCTGTTATGTGAAGCCTTGTATCATTGAAATGGATAGTCAAACAGATATAGTTCGACACGAAACTTTTGCCCCCATTTTGTATTTGCTTAAATATGATAATACTATTGAAGAAGCAATTCAACTGCAAAATGAGGTGCCACAAGGGCTATCATCGGCAATTATGACCAACAACTTGATGGAAGCCGAACAGTTTTTGTCGCATAAAGGATCTGATTGTGGTATAGCCAACGTAAATATTGGCACATCAGGAGCCGAAATAGGTGGCGCTTTCGGTGGCGAAAAAGAAACCGGTGGTGGCCGCGAAAGTGGCTCAGATGCATGGAAAGCATATATGCGCCGACAAACCAATACTATTAACTACAGTTCGCAATTACCTTTAGCGCAAGGTATTAAATTTGAATTATAA
- a CDS encoding DUF4258 domain-containing protein, with protein MKRIYLVYILIGWLICSFLVSKCRNSGNKQPKTSKTEQTSNNKENQPNNGTNNQNRGSDNETPPAAPPNAKPGTDEYILYSLRTNKLIYTDHARCRMDCRHITEKEVKEILGIGKINHTKSHPDDLPCPSYAIEGKTSSNKEVRFVFALCEETTKVVTVIQLKKEFKCNCD; from the coding sequence ATGAAACGAATTTACTTGGTTTATATCCTTATTGGATGGTTAATTTGCAGTTTCTTAGTCTCTAAGTGCCGGAATTCGGGCAATAAGCAGCCTAAAACCAGTAAAACCGAACAAACATCAAATAATAAGGAGAACCAACCAAACAATGGCACCAACAACCAAAACAGGGGTAGCGATAACGAAACACCGCCAGCAGCGCCGCCAAACGCAAAACCCGGTACAGACGAATATATTTTATACAGTTTACGAACCAATAAGCTAATTTATACCGACCATGCACGTTGCCGTATGGATTGCCGACATATTACGGAAAAAGAAGTTAAAGAAATACTCGGTATTGGTAAAATTAACCACACAAAAAGTCACCCTGATGATTTACCCTGCCCCAGCTATGCCATTGAAGGCAAAACCAGCAGCAACAAAGAAGTTCGCTTTGTTTTTGCCCTTTGCGAAGAAACTACAAAAGTGGTAACGGTCATTCAATTAAAAAAAGAGTTTAAATGCAACTGCGATTAA
- a CDS encoding CoA transferase subunit A, with protein sequence MKKVVNNAQQAIEGIANGMTIALGGFGLCGIPENSIAALVELGVKDLTCISNNAGVDDFGLGLLLHRRQIRKMISSYVGENAEFERQVLSGELEVELNPQGTLAERIRAGGAGIPAFYTPTGYGTEVAIGKETRLFDDRMFVLEKALIADFAIVKAWRGDTSGNLIFRATARNFNPLIATCGKITIAEVEELVPTGELDPNQIHTPGIFVQRIFQGVNYQKRIEQRTIRK encoded by the coding sequence ATGAAAAAAGTAGTAAACAATGCCCAGCAAGCTATTGAAGGAATTGCCAACGGCATGACTATAGCCTTAGGCGGATTTGGACTTTGCGGGATACCCGAAAATAGCATTGCCGCCTTAGTTGAGTTAGGGGTTAAAGACCTCACATGCATATCAAACAACGCAGGTGTTGACGATTTTGGCTTGGGTTTATTGCTGCATCGCAGGCAAATTCGCAAAATGATATCGAGTTATGTGGGCGAAAATGCCGAGTTTGAAAGGCAGGTTTTATCGGGCGAGTTAGAAGTAGAGTTAAATCCACAAGGCACACTTGCCGAACGCATTAGGGCCGGAGGTGCTGGAATTCCCGCATTTTACACTCCCACCGGATATGGCACCGAAGTAGCAATAGGCAAAGAAACCCGCTTGTTTGACGACCGGATGTTTGTGCTGGAAAAAGCACTAATTGCCGATTTTGCCATAGTAAAAGCATGGCGCGGCGACACCTCGGGCAATTTAATTTTTAGAGCAACTGCCCGTAATTTTAACCCCTTAATTGCAACCTGTGGCAAAATTACCATCGCCGAGGTTGAAGAATTAGTGCCAACAGGAGAACTTGACCCTAATCAAATTCATACACCCGGCATTTTTGTACAACGAATTTTTCAAGGGGTGAACTACC